Proteins encoded together in one Deinococcus hopiensis KR-140 window:
- a CDS encoding carotenoid biosynthesis protein, which yields MAPQESPFPPNLRRLGLASAALGLAFLGALLVLRGVPTGWMLIALGLPLSLVLALAGDAKRGGLRRTLGERTETLTRQMRPWMWLAVLYAVLKIPVPLWPAGFSLLALLGTGALFLSALAYLWEGAGPQRALVMAALAFGVGLGVEVLGSRTGFPFGAYSYEGAPAPTVFGVPLIVPLGWFALTLAATVVAQGRAWLAGLLLVAWDVGLEPLMTTQGYWTWRDAAPLWAGAPVPNFLGWWAVGAGLSWAFAGLAPALFGLRRRVWDFPVQERAAYVRSPGAEAVLIGSAPQPNLSRLTFAALYPVEMFFLPGGLVLVGRYAQAAVTLGAMLAAFLLARAVGRRA from the coding sequence ATGGCCCCTCAAGAATCCCCCTTCCCCCCCAACCTCCGCCGCCTCGGGCTGGCCTCCGCTGCCCTCGGCCTCGCTTTCCTGGGTGCGTTGCTCGTGTTGCGGGGCGTGCCTACCGGCTGGATGCTGATTGCCCTCGGCCTGCCCCTGTCCCTCGTGCTGGCGTTGGCGGGCGATGCAAAGCGGGGAGGGCTTCGCCGGACCCTGGGAGAACGGACGGAGACGCTGACTCGGCAGATGCGGCCCTGGATGTGGCTGGCCGTGCTGTACGCCGTACTGAAAATCCCCGTTCCACTATGGCCGGCGGGCTTTTCGCTGCTCGCGCTGTTGGGTACAGGAGCGCTGTTTTTGTCCGCCCTCGCCTACCTCTGGGAAGGCGCGGGACCTCAGCGGGCGCTCGTCATGGCGGCGCTCGCGTTCGGCGTTGGCCTGGGCGTGGAGGTGCTGGGCAGCCGCACGGGCTTTCCCTTCGGAGCGTATTCCTACGAGGGGGCTCCGGCCCCAACGGTCTTCGGTGTTCCCTTGATCGTGCCGCTGGGGTGGTTCGCCCTGACGCTGGCGGCCACCGTTGTGGCCCAGGGGCGGGCGTGGCTGGCTGGGCTGCTCCTCGTGGCGTGGGATGTGGGGCTCGAGCCGCTGATGACCACCCAGGGCTACTGGACGTGGCGCGACGCCGCACCACTCTGGGCGGGTGCGCCAGTGCCGAATTTCCTCGGTTGGTGGGCGGTGGGGGCGGGGTTAAGCTGGGCGTTCGCGGGCCTCGCTCCGGCGCTGTTTGGATTGAGGCGGCGGGTGTGGGACTTTCCTGTGCAGGAACGGGCCGCCTACGTTCGCTCGCCGGGGGCAGAAGCCGTTCTGATTGGATCTGCTCCTCAGCCCAACCTCTCCCGCCTCACCTTCGCCGCCCTGTACCCTGTCGAAATGTTCTTCCTACCCGGTGGCCTCGTCCTCGTCGGGCGGTATGCGCAAGCCGCCGTGACCCTGGGGGCGATGCTCGCAGCATTCCTGCTGGCCCGCGCGGTGGGGAGGCGGGCGTGA
- a CDS encoding phytoene desaturase family protein, whose product MPDFDVLVMGAGHNALVTAAYAAKAGLKVGVFERRHIVGGAVSTEELVPGYRFDYGGSAHILIRMTPVVRELELTRHGLHYLEVDPMFHASDGETPWFVHRDAGRTIRELEALFPGQGEAYHRFLEDWTPFARSVADLFNSAPGPLEMGKMMARSGGGRDWQAQLPRILRPYGDVAREYFSEERVRAPLTWMAAQSGPPPSDPLSAPFLLWHPLYHEGGVARPKGGSGGLTRALRRAVEAGGGEVFVSAPVKQILVKGGRAQGVELESGETYTARAVVSGTHVLTTAGALPEEYVPEGAKSVRVGNGFGMVLRLALSGKVRYRQHTEPDSRVGLGLLIKSERQLHKAYGEYLAGEPTTDPPLIAMSFSAVDDSLAPPGGEALWLWAQYYPYELASGNWETRTAEARENILRAFEHYAPGTRDTIVGELVQTPAWLEANLGLPRGNVMHLEMSFDQMFAFRPWLGASSYRWPGVKGLYLTGASTHPGGGIMGASGRNAARVLIRDLTRWGGLSL is encoded by the coding sequence ATGCCGGACTTCGACGTGTTGGTGATGGGCGCGGGGCACAACGCCCTCGTGACGGCAGCCTACGCTGCAAAGGCGGGGCTGAAGGTGGGTGTATTCGAGCGCCGCCACATCGTCGGCGGGGCAGTCAGCACGGAAGAACTGGTGCCTGGTTACCGCTTCGACTACGGCGGCAGCGCCCACATCCTGATCCGCATGACGCCCGTGGTGCGTGAGCTGGAACTGACCCGCCACGGCCTGCATTACCTCGAGGTGGATCCCATGTTCCACGCTTCGGATGGGGAAACGCCCTGGTTTGTTCACCGGGACGCGGGGCGCACTATTCGCGAGCTGGAAGCCCTCTTCCCCGGGCAGGGCGAGGCGTACCACCGTTTTCTGGAGGACTGGACCCCCTTTGCCCGGTCGGTGGCGGACCTGTTCAACTCAGCTCCTGGTCCGCTGGAGATGGGCAAGATGATGGCCCGCAGCGGGGGCGGACGCGACTGGCAGGCGCAGCTGCCGCGCATCCTGCGGCCCTACGGCGACGTGGCCCGCGAATACTTCAGCGAGGAGCGGGTCCGTGCGCCCCTGACCTGGATGGCCGCGCAGAGTGGACCGCCACCTTCGGACCCCCTCAGCGCTCCTTTCCTGCTGTGGCACCCCCTCTATCACGAGGGCGGCGTCGCCCGGCCCAAGGGGGGCAGCGGTGGCCTGACCCGCGCCCTGCGCCGCGCCGTGGAGGCCGGTGGCGGCGAGGTGTTCGTGAGCGCGCCGGTCAAGCAAATTCTGGTGAAGGGGGGCCGGGCACAGGGTGTGGAGTTGGAGAGCGGGGAGACGTACACCGCCCGCGCCGTCGTTTCGGGCACGCACGTGCTGACCACCGCCGGAGCGTTGCCGGAGGAATACGTCCCCGAGGGCGCAAAGAGCGTGCGCGTGGGCAACGGCTTCGGCATGGTGCTGCGCCTCGCGCTGAGCGGAAAAGTGCGTTACCGCCAGCATACCGAGCCGGACAGCCGGGTGGGGTTGGGATTGCTGATCAAGAGTGAGCGGCAGCTGCACAAGGCGTATGGCGAATATCTGGCCGGGGAACCGACCACCGATCCCCCGTTGATCGCCATGAGCTTCTCTGCCGTGGACGACAGCCTCGCTCCGCCGGGCGGTGAAGCGCTGTGGCTGTGGGCGCAGTATTACCCCTACGAGCTGGCCTCGGGCAACTGGGAGACGCGGACCGCCGAGGCGAGGGAGAACATCCTGCGTGCCTTCGAGCATTACGCGCCGGGGACGCGGGACACCATCGTGGGCGAGCTGGTGCAGACGCCCGCGTGGCTGGAGGCAAATTTGGGCCTGCCCAGGGGCAACGTCATGCACCTGGAGATGAGCTTCGATCAGATGTTCGCGTTCCGCCCCTGGCTTGGGGCGAGTTCGTACCGTTGGCCGGGGGTGAAGGGCTTGTATCTCACGGGGGCGAGTACGCATCCGGGGGGCGGGATCATGGGGGCGTCGGGGCGGAATGCCGCGCGGGTGCTGATTCGGGACTTGACGCGCTGGGGTGGGTTGTCGTTGTGA
- a CDS encoding GNAT family N-acetyltransferase, translating into MSPSVAAVTGDELSAALPDIARLRMAVFRDFPYLYEGSAEYEERYLDTYLRAPGALAVLAHDGGHVVGASTALPLVSETAELQAPFLASEFDPARVLYLGESVLLPAYRGQGLGHRFFDEREAHAARLGLSLTAFCAVQRPQAPPNLPFGFRSLHGFWRSRGYVERPDLHTTLRWADVGEAEETPKVMRFWVRRLV; encoded by the coding sequence TTGAGCCCCAGCGTTGCTGCAGTAACGGGAGACGAACTCAGTGCGGCCCTGCCAGACATTGCCCGGCTCCGCATGGCGGTGTTCCGCGACTTTCCATACCTGTACGAGGGCAGCGCCGAGTACGAGGAACGCTACCTGGACACTTACCTGCGGGCTCCGGGCGCACTCGCGGTGCTGGCCCACGACGGCGGGCACGTGGTCGGCGCGAGTACGGCCCTGCCGCTGGTCTCCGAGACGGCGGAGCTTCAGGCGCCCTTCCTGGCCTCCGAGTTCGATCCGGCGCGGGTACTCTATCTGGGCGAGAGCGTCCTGCTACCCGCCTACCGGGGTCAGGGGCTGGGCCACCGTTTCTTCGATGAGCGCGAGGCGCACGCAGCCCGGCTGGGCCTGTCGCTCACCGCGTTTTGCGCCGTGCAGCGGCCCCAGGCTCCTCCCAATCTGCCGTTTGGCTTCCGGTCCCTGCACGGCTTCTGGCGCTCCCGCGGTTACGTGGAGCGACCCGACCTTCACACCACGCTGCGCTGGGCCGACGTGGGCGAGGCGGAGGAGACCCCCAAGGTAATGCGCTTCTGGGTGCGCCGCCTGGTGTAG
- a CDS encoding ketosteroid isomerase-related protein — protein sequence MTLPTSQSGALRLVEQYYAAFNAGDAQGMLALLTPDVRHDINEGGREVGVEAFRAFLTRMDAHYRERVEDLAVMVNGDSTRAAAEFTIHGEYLSTDPGLPEAHGQRYALPVGAFFEIREGRIARVTNYYNLAEWSRQVRGDHVPEEGA from the coding sequence ATGACCCTTCCCACTTCGCAGAGCGGCGCCCTCCGCCTGGTCGAGCAGTATTACGCCGCCTTCAATGCGGGCGATGCGCAAGGCATGCTCGCCCTGCTGACCCCAGACGTGCGTCACGACATCAACGAGGGTGGCCGTGAGGTGGGGGTAGAGGCCTTTCGCGCCTTCCTTACCCGGATGGACGCGCACTACCGCGAGCGGGTGGAGGACCTCGCGGTCATGGTCAATGGGGACAGCACCCGCGCCGCCGCCGAATTCACCATTCACGGGGAGTACCTGAGCACCGATCCCGGTCTCCCCGAAGCGCATGGCCAGCGGTACGCCCTGCCCGTCGGCGCCTTTTTTGAAATCCGGGAGGGCCGCATTGCCCGCGTGACCAACTACTACAACCTCGCGGAGTGGAGCCGGCAGGTGCGGGGGGATCACGTTCCGGAAGAGGGCGCTTGA
- a CDS encoding BON domain-containing protein has product MTRYRDDRRDDRYDDRGTQEGQYGRDDAQRGSFDRGDMGRGGIDRDDRSVRSGYGTQGYSGPKDDRQSSFSGNDRYGDPPYGQSGQSYGQDRMTQGSAQGGQGYGQSQGYRGQGYSGGDQMGQGVRGYPQNHQGQSHGYQAGFQNDSGGQFQLQGQGYGQGPDMSGQSVPGQGSYSQQYGQPYGQQGNTQVYTVRKQGMGGGQGQYSAGQMDGQYQGQQYQGGPPQQEGQFGEMSGTGSSFGQGQSYGQRGYGQQSGQSDFSTGSHRGKGPKGYQRSDDRVREMVSDALEDDHYLDASNIEVQVQGGEVTLMGTVTDRQQKRRAEDCLEGIRGVRDVHNQLRVQGQGQGQGQLGQSSVSSSFTQTNRAEQTGTPGAGGTVDRSGSVGYASSSDTPAGSLGSSVDSPHAESTTTTTAEQSGENR; this is encoded by the coding sequence ATGACCCGTTACCGTGATGACCGCCGCGACGACAGATACGACGACCGGGGCACGCAGGAGGGGCAATATGGCCGCGACGACGCGCAGCGCGGCTCTTTTGACCGGGGAGACATGGGCCGGGGAGGAATCGACCGCGATGACCGCTCCGTGCGCTCAGGCTACGGCACGCAGGGCTACAGCGGCCCCAAGGATGACCGTCAGAGCAGCTTTAGCGGCAATGACCGCTACGGAGATCCCCCTTACGGGCAGTCCGGCCAGTCCTACGGGCAGGACCGCATGACCCAGGGCAGCGCTCAGGGCGGCCAGGGCTACGGCCAGAGTCAGGGCTATCGGGGTCAGGGCTATTCAGGCGGGGACCAGATGGGTCAGGGCGTTCGGGGGTACCCGCAAAACCACCAGGGTCAGAGCCACGGGTATCAGGCTGGTTTTCAGAACGACTCGGGCGGACAGTTCCAGCTGCAGGGCCAGGGCTACGGCCAGGGCCCGGACATGTCGGGGCAGAGCGTACCGGGTCAGGGCAGCTACAGCCAGCAATACGGGCAACCCTACGGTCAGCAGGGAAACACCCAGGTCTATACCGTCCGTAAGCAGGGCATGGGTGGCGGTCAGGGGCAGTACAGCGCAGGCCAGATGGACGGCCAGTACCAGGGCCAGCAGTATCAGGGTGGCCCACCGCAGCAAGAAGGCCAGTTCGGCGAGATGAGCGGCACGGGCAGTTCCTTTGGCCAGGGCCAGAGTTACGGGCAGCGGGGGTACGGGCAGCAGAGTGGCCAGTCTGATTTCAGCACCGGCAGCCACCGGGGCAAGGGACCCAAGGGCTACCAGCGCAGCGATGATCGCGTCCGGGAAATGGTGAGCGACGCGCTCGAAGACGACCACTACCTCGACGCGAGCAACATCGAGGTGCAGGTGCAGGGCGGCGAGGTGACGCTGATGGGCACCGTGACGGACCGTCAGCAGAAGCGCCGCGCGGAAGACTGCCTCGAAGGCATTCGCGGCGTACGCGACGTCCACAACCAGCTGCGCGTGCAGGGTCAGGGTCAGGGTCAGGGTCAGCTGGGGCAGAGCAGCGTCTCCTCCAGCTTCACGCAGACCAACCGCGCCGAGCAGACGGGCACCCCCGGTGCGGGCGGCACGGTGGACCGCAGCGGCAGCGTGGGCTACGCCAGCAGCAGCGACACCCCGGCGGGCTCGCTGGGCAGCAGCGTGGACAGCCCACACGCGGAGAGCACCACGACGACCACCGCCGAGCAGAGCGGCGAGAACCGCTAA
- a CDS encoding 2-oxoglutarate dehydrogenase E1 component, whose translation MLEGAMTQQSQTIMSGGNAAFIEGLYEAYLADPASVDPQWRAYFDELRGGAQETPHSAVQEAFYQLGTQRRGSVTVPVPRGVSGAQQAAGALITAFRVYGHISAHMNPLKMRGLPVVPELTPEYYGLSAADLQEYVEDSTFKGPLRDVIDELQQTYCGSIGFEFNYLPAVERQWFQERVEPTRGRGDYTPEERRRLMKKLNAAEGLERYLHVKYVGQKRFSLEGSESFIPLVDRIIQQAGTYGVKETVIGMAHRGRLNVLVNIFGKKPSDLFAEFEGKKKLSDDPDIAGDVKYHMGYSSDVRTPGGAMHLALAFNPSHLEIVSPVVHGSVRARQDRRGDTERKQVLPITVHGDAAVSGQGVVMETLNLSRLRGFATGGAVRIVINNQIGFTISDPRDTRSSRYCTDVAKIANAPVLHVNGDDPEAVAFAGDLALAYRQTFGKDVFIDLISFRRHGHNEADDPTMTQPIMYREIKAHPGTRALYAKALEDAGVLQAGEGDGLVERYRDLLDAGNAVVEEIENVEQSKLAADWSEYRATHWTDDTPTAVPAVRLTELGLKLTELPEGFQPHRGVNRVLEARRAMSRGEQPLDWGMGEMLAYATLLTEGYNVRLDGQDSGRGTFVHRHAVLHDQSAQDPMDEEYLSLAHLSPEQGQVEIIDSTLSEEAVLAFEYGYSTSEPKALVAWEAQFGDFANGAQAVVDQFLSAGESKWQRLSGLTMLLPHGYEGAGPEHSSARIERYLQLCAQKNMQVVVPSSAAQIFHLLRRQVLRPYRKPLIVATPKSLLRHKLAMSPLSELAEGRFWEVIGDDTVQQARRVVISSGKLHWELFEARAADAEGYAGTALIRLEQLYPFPGEALAAELAKHPGAQVVWAQEEPENQGAWLMIWEDLEKVLAPGQTLISACRPRSASTAAGYASVHAAEQARVIAAALGEKVSRKVVEAEVRKTAETGAQS comes from the coding sequence ATGCTGGAGGGCGCTATGACGCAGCAGTCACAGACCATCATGTCCGGCGGGAACGCGGCCTTTATCGAGGGGCTGTATGAGGCGTACCTGGCGGACCCCGCAAGCGTAGACCCCCAGTGGCGCGCGTACTTCGACGAGTTGCGCGGCGGGGCGCAGGAGACGCCGCACTCCGCCGTGCAGGAGGCCTTCTACCAACTTGGCACCCAGCGCCGGGGCAGCGTCACCGTTCCCGTTCCCCGGGGCGTGAGCGGCGCGCAGCAGGCCGCTGGGGCCCTGATCACTGCCTTCCGCGTGTACGGGCACATCAGCGCCCACATGAACCCACTCAAGATGCGTGGCCTGCCCGTGGTGCCCGAGCTGACGCCCGAGTATTACGGACTGTCGGCGGCGGACCTCCAGGAGTACGTGGAGGACAGCACCTTCAAGGGGCCGCTGCGCGACGTGATCGACGAACTCCAGCAGACCTACTGTGGATCCATCGGCTTCGAGTTCAACTACCTGCCCGCCGTGGAGCGCCAGTGGTTCCAGGAGCGGGTGGAGCCCACCCGGGGCCGGGGCGACTACACGCCGGAGGAACGCCGCCGCCTGATGAAGAAGCTCAACGCCGCTGAGGGCCTGGAGCGCTACCTGCACGTCAAATATGTGGGCCAGAAACGCTTCTCGCTGGAAGGCAGCGAGAGTTTTATTCCGCTCGTGGACCGAATCATTCAGCAGGCCGGAACGTACGGCGTGAAGGAAACGGTCATCGGCATGGCCCACCGCGGCCGCCTCAACGTGCTCGTCAATATCTTCGGCAAGAAGCCCAGCGACCTCTTTGCCGAGTTCGAGGGCAAGAAGAAGCTGAGCGACGACCCCGATATTGCGGGTGACGTGAAGTACCACATGGGCTACTCCAGCGACGTGCGCACGCCCGGCGGCGCGATGCACCTTGCGCTCGCCTTCAACCCCAGCCACCTCGAGATCGTGTCGCCTGTGGTTCACGGCTCGGTGCGCGCCCGTCAGGACCGCCGCGGCGACACCGAGCGTAAGCAGGTGCTCCCCATCACCGTTCACGGCGACGCCGCCGTCAGTGGGCAGGGCGTGGTCATGGAGACGCTGAACCTCTCGCGCCTGCGCGGCTTTGCCACAGGCGGGGCGGTGCGAATCGTCATCAACAACCAGATCGGCTTTACCATCTCCGACCCGCGGGACACCCGAAGCAGCCGCTACTGCACCGACGTGGCGAAGATCGCCAACGCGCCCGTGCTGCACGTCAACGGTGACGATCCCGAAGCGGTGGCCTTTGCGGGCGACCTCGCGCTGGCGTACCGTCAGACCTTCGGCAAGGACGTGTTTATCGACCTGATCTCGTTCCGCCGCCACGGCCACAACGAGGCCGACGACCCCACCATGACCCAGCCCATCATGTACCGCGAGATCAAGGCCCACCCCGGCACCCGCGCCCTGTACGCGAAGGCGCTGGAGGACGCGGGGGTGCTGCAAGCGGGCGAGGGCGACGGGCTCGTTGAGCGCTACCGCGACCTGCTGGACGCGGGCAACGCGGTGGTGGAAGAGATCGAGAACGTGGAGCAGAGCAAGCTGGCCGCCGACTGGAGCGAGTACCGCGCCACCCACTGGACCGACGACACGCCCACCGCTGTGCCCGCCGTGAGGCTCACCGAGCTGGGCCTGAAGCTTACCGAACTCCCCGAGGGCTTCCAGCCCCACCGTGGCGTAAACCGCGTGCTGGAGGCCAGACGCGCCATGAGCCGGGGGGAGCAGCCGCTGGACTGGGGCATGGGCGAGATGCTCGCCTACGCGACGCTGCTGACCGAGGGGTACAACGTGCGCCTCGACGGCCAGGACTCCGGGCGCGGCACCTTCGTCCACCGCCACGCCGTACTGCACGACCAAAGCGCGCAGGACCCCATGGACGAGGAATACCTCAGCCTCGCGCACCTTTCGCCGGAGCAAGGCCAGGTGGAGATCATCGATTCCACGCTGTCCGAGGAGGCCGTGCTGGCCTTCGAGTACGGGTACTCCACCTCGGAACCCAAGGCGCTCGTGGCCTGGGAAGCGCAGTTCGGTGACTTCGCCAACGGCGCGCAGGCGGTGGTGGACCAGTTCCTCAGCGCGGGCGAGAGCAAGTGGCAGCGTCTCTCGGGGCTGACCATGCTGCTCCCCCACGGCTATGAGGGCGCGGGGCCCGAGCACTCCTCGGCCCGCATTGAGCGCTACTTGCAATTGTGCGCGCAGAAGAACATGCAGGTGGTGGTGCCCAGCTCCGCCGCGCAGATCTTCCACCTGCTGCGCCGCCAGGTGCTGCGGCCCTACCGCAAGCCGCTGATCGTGGCGACGCCCAAGAGCCTGCTGCGCCACAAGCTCGCCATGAGCCCGCTGTCCGAGCTGGCCGAGGGCCGCTTCTGGGAGGTCATCGGCGACGACACCGTGCAGCAGGCCCGCCGCGTGGTCATCAGTTCCGGCAAGCTGCACTGGGAACTGTTCGAGGCCCGCGCCGCCGATGCCGAGGGGTACGCGGGCACGGCGCTGATTCGCCTGGAGCAGCTCTACCCCTTTCCTGGCGAGGCCCTGGCCGCGGAACTGGCCAAACACCCCGGCGCGCAGGTGGTCTGGGCGCAGGAAGAACCGGAGAACCAGGGCGCGTGGCTGATGATCTGGGAGGACCTGGAAAAGGTGCTTGCTCCCGGCCAGACCCTGATCAGCGCCTGCCGCCCCCGGTCCGCCAGCACCGCCGCCGGATACGCCAGCGTCCACGCTGCCGAGCAGGCGCGCGTGATCGCCGCCGCCCTTGGTGAGAAGGTCAGCCGCAAGGTGGTGGAGGCCGAGGTGCGCAAGACGGCGGAGACGGGGGCGCAGAGCTGA
- the odhB gene encoding 2-oxoglutarate dehydrogenase complex dihydrolipoyllysine-residue succinyltransferase: protein MADIKVPVFSESVSEGTLLTWHKKPGDAVKRGEVLAEIETDKVVLEVTAQQDGVLTAIAKNEGDTVLSEEVLGTVGDAGSAPAATPAPAAEEASAAAQPAQLPQTSAGNEATRRDDLSPAVRKIVAEQGLDPARIPASGPRGNITKADAVAAAQGGLTYQGPQDAAAPVGVQGAAGGQQPAASIPAQAPAVQVPQGARPEQRVPMTRIRQRISERLKEVQNTAALLTTFNEVNMKPAMDLRKKYQDQFVAKHGVKLGFMSLFVRAATEALKAFPVVNASVEGKDIIYHGYYDVGIAVASDRGLVVPILRDTDQMSLAGIEKEIAGFAQKAKGGKLTLEDMSGGTFSITNGGTFGSMMSTPIINAPQSAILGMHNIIERPIAQNGQVVIAPMMYLALSYDHRIIDGKEAVQFLVTIKNLLEDPARILLEL, encoded by the coding sequence ATGGCCGACATCAAGGTTCCCGTATTTTCCGAGTCCGTGAGTGAGGGCACGCTCCTGACCTGGCACAAGAAGCCCGGCGACGCCGTCAAGCGCGGCGAGGTGCTGGCCGAGATCGAAACCGACAAGGTGGTCCTCGAAGTCACCGCGCAGCAAGACGGCGTGCTGACCGCCATCGCCAAGAACGAGGGTGACACCGTGCTCAGCGAGGAAGTGCTGGGCACTGTGGGCGACGCGGGCAGCGCTCCTGCGGCCACGCCTGCGCCAGCGGCAGAGGAGGCGAGCGCAGCGGCGCAGCCCGCCCAGCTTCCCCAAACCTCCGCAGGCAACGAGGCCACCCGCCGCGACGACCTCTCTCCCGCTGTGCGCAAGATCGTGGCCGAGCAGGGACTGGACCCGGCGCGGATTCCCGCCAGCGGCCCGCGCGGCAACATCACCAAGGCCGACGCCGTGGCCGCCGCGCAGGGCGGCCTGACGTACCAGGGCCCGCAGGACGCGGCGGCTCCGGTTGGGGTGCAGGGGGCAGCGGGAGGCCAGCAACCAGCGGCCAGTATCCCTGCGCAGGCTCCCGCCGTGCAGGTCCCGCAGGGCGCGCGGCCCGAGCAGCGCGTGCCCATGACGCGCATCCGGCAGCGCATCTCGGAGCGGCTCAAGGAGGTGCAGAACACGGCGGCGCTGCTGACCACCTTCAACGAGGTGAACATGAAGCCCGCGATGGACCTGCGCAAGAAGTACCAGGACCAGTTCGTGGCGAAGCACGGGGTCAAGCTCGGCTTTATGAGCCTGTTTGTGCGGGCGGCCACCGAAGCGCTGAAGGCGTTCCCGGTGGTCAACGCCAGCGTCGAGGGCAAGGACATCATCTACCACGGCTACTACGACGTCGGCATTGCGGTCGCGTCGGACCGGGGCCTGGTGGTGCCCATCCTGCGCGACACGGACCAGATGAGCCTCGCGGGCATCGAGAAGGAGATCGCAGGCTTTGCCCAGAAGGCCAAGGGCGGCAAGCTGACGCTGGAGGACATGAGCGGGGGCACCTTCTCCATCACGAACGGCGGCACCTTCGGCTCCATGATGAGCACGCCCATCATCAATGCGCCGCAGAGCGCCATTCTGGGGATGCACAACATCATCGAGCGCCCCATCGCCCAAAATGGGCAGGTGGTGATTGCCCCAATGATGTATCTCGCGCTGAGCTACGACCACCGCATCATTGACGGCAAGGAAGCGGTGCAGTTTCTGGTGACCATCAAGAACCTGCTGGAAGATCCGGCGCGGATTCTCTTGGAGCTCTAA